The Polypterus senegalus isolate Bchr_013 chromosome 10, ASM1683550v1, whole genome shotgun sequence genomic interval CTCAGGTTGTTGCAGTTGATGATGTACTGTGAACAACAAGAGCACATGTTACAGATCTTGGGAGCAGGTGTCCAGCTGGCAGCGGGCAACACTGGATTTGGGCTACAGAGTTATTCATGTCCTAATTCTACCTGACTCACCTCTCCATACTGGTTAGCCTGAGCGCCAATGTACTGTTGCAGATAGCCCAGGTACTGCTGGGGGCAGGTGAGCAGGGAGGTGCCGGTGTCCACGATTGCTTGGCACCCTTGGCTACACCAGCCAGTCTCCTGGTTGTTGATCTGGAAGCTACAGattggaaaaagaagaaaattattgAACTGGTGGGAACTCAGAAATGATACTTTAGAATGGgattactaaaatattaaaatgtggcttattacacaaataataaaaaaaacataattaaggaTTACACATGGGAGAATTCAAAGTATGAAAATAACAAGACAAAACAAGAAACTCCACTTAACATCCAAAGAGTCTCCTCTAACTGATGGGGTGGCTGCAGCATCTCTCCACTTCAACCCATAatcaacattagaacattaggtcAATTGtaacaaaaacaggccattcagctcaacaggctcttccatcctattcacctacagtcatatgaaaaagtaagtataccctattacttttctattttctttttttttttttgtatatacagtatgtgaacttaacgagatttgatcttcatttaaacagtgtcTATAGATAAAAGTGATAATACAAAAATCAAAccccatttacattttgtagctcgttgaataatttaaacaaacataaatgcaaattttgcatGTGAAAATTACTACCATATGCGAAACTTCTGGAAATTAGAATGAGGTGCACCAGATCAGGTGCAAATGATTAGAACGTCATTAAAGAGGATCATGTCTTAATTAAACCTGActcatttagtttggtttgctttttgttattgaagtgtgtgttatcacaGATGCCTTTCAGTCTGGGAAGGAACTCTCATGCAATTCCTCTGTCCAGAAGATCATCTGCAAGTGGAGAAAATTTCAAGCAGTTTACAACTTCTTTTGGCCAGGCTGCCCCAGCAAGCCcaagagcagaacacaagatgctgaaagaaccCCAGAATCTCATCACTAGATCTACAGGTAGCCCTTGTCACTGTTGGCATCAAAGTGCAtaagtctaccattagaaagaagCTGCATAACTTAATTCTACATGGAAGGTGTACCAGGACGAAACATTCgctgtccagaaagaacatcagggcaagactAAAGTTTACCCATGTGCACTTAGGCAAAGATCAgaacttctggaacaatgtgctctgaaCAGATGCGGCCAACAAAACTATTTggccacagtaccagaagacatgatgggagaaaaacaaagacatttgatCAAAAAATCCTAATACCAACTTGAAAGCATGATGGTGGAAATGTTATAGTGTGGGGCTGCTGTGCAGAATCTGGGCCTGGCCAGTTCACCATCACAAAATCCACTCTGAATTCTTCTTTATACAAGACGGTGCTTGAGAATAATGTGAGACCATTTGTCAGAGGATTGAAGCTCAACTGAAAATGGACTTTACAACCTGACAATGGCactaaacataccagtaaatccaccaaggactggctgaaaaaaaagaaatggagggttctAGCATGGTCAAGTCAAGGCCCATATCTGAATCCTATTGAGATGTTGTGGGGAGTTTGAAATCGGTTGATCTTGCAAGATACCCATTAAACATCTCACAGcagaattctgcatggaggagaGCAAAAAAACCTTCACCTGGTTGATTTCAGAGATAGCTAAATAGTTATAGAAAATGTGGACTTATGGGGGCAATACCAGCTATTAGAGCCAAGGGGGGACTTACTTGTTCCATCGATGGAAATGGAGTATCTGTTACATTTATTGAATACATCattgcaaagtcaaattttcccttttttcaattacattgcCTTTACCCATTGGTATTgtttaaatgaagaacaaatcttCATATGtctaaatattttagaaaagaaaCATCATTtaatggggtgtacttactttttcacatgactgtagattatttaaaatagatttaaaggTCCCTTTTCCTACTCCTAATGCTTTTATCACCCCCGGACCTTTTCCAACATGTATCTAGCTTCTCTGCCTCCAACCATTTGAAGCTTTGTCGAGCTCCTGACCCAGTTGCAGGTTCAATGGCCTTTTAAGCCCTAGTCTAGAAGTACTTCTGGGATCACCTCATGTTCCTTTAGAAACACTTCCAGGCCTTGTCTCCTGATGAGTTCCTTTAACTGGATCATACTGTCCCTACCAACCACCAGATGTCCACCAATAATATGTAATAGACTCCCAGTGGCAATCTAAGACTGTCTGCTACCAAAGGCAGTGCTGACCCTCACGATGGGAAACCACAGCATGGGTGACAGACATATGTGACTCCAGTGTACTTTCATGATGGAGCTTCCTTATACCTAAACAGGAGTGGATTTCCAATGACTTAAGGCTGAAGAGTCACATGATTCTACAGGATTAGAAGGTCAGAAAATGTCAGACCCCAGGTACTGAACTTGAAAATATTAATGTCACCCTAACCAGACTAATGTAAGTGCCACGGTGACAAGAAGACATGACGTACCCATTCACAGCAATCTGCCAGTAAGTCTGCTGAGTGACGGGGGTCCAGTAGATTTGTCCAGTGTATCGGCTCTGGTCAACACCTCCAAATGTCACCTCACTGCCCTGCTGAGTATCCCTAAGAGGAAAAGCAAAGATGTCCAAATAAAAATAGACCTGGCAAAGGTTAAGAAAGAATTGTGGAATGTTAAGTGGTAATCAGCCTACTTGCTGAGGTAGAAGGCAAATAGGTTGGCCTGGAGGAGGCTGTCCTGCATCATGGTGTCCATAACAGGAGTCTCTCCTCCAGAAGAGATGCTGGGGTAAGCCAAACCCAAAATGCCATCAAACTGAGCATAGACAAAGTTTGTGCCAGGTTCGTTAGTGCTCAGGCCTATTTCCTGGTTGGAGATGGTGATGCCTTCAATCTGATTGGCAGAAAGAAATTAGTAAGGAAAAACATGAATACCTGATTCAAAAAGAAGAGGTCAAGTGAGGGTGAATGTCTGAGAACTTACAGTGACGGTGTCATAGCCAAAGACTCCTGTAAGGCTACCAGTGCCATACTGCAGAGAGAAGGTCTGCCCATTGCTAGTGTAGGTGGATGACTGGCTGGGGTTGAAGAGTGGGTGGTTggctggagaagaaaaaagaaagtagtgAAAATGCTAGGGGTCTGCAATGTTTCCAGTGGTGATCACTGTGTCCACAATGTGTTCTGCTGTTGCTCTTAAAGTCAGGGTGTTGTTCTTTG includes:
- the LOC120536167 gene encoding gastricsin-like; translation: MKWLIVALACLALSEGFVRVPLKRFKSMRQQMKEKGLLKATHYTDPALKYHLLNPYGAYASYTNEPLLNYADMSYYGPISIGTPAQSFYVLFDTGSSNLWVASTYCSSQACTNHPLFNPSQSSTYTSNGQTFSLQYGTGSLTGVFGYDTVTIEGITISNQEIGLSTNEPGTNFVYAQFDGILGLAYPSISSGGETPVMDTMMQDSLLQANLFAFYLSKDTQQGSEVTFGGVDQSRYTGQIYWTPVTQQTYWQIAVNGFQINNQETGWCSQGCQAIVDTGTSLLTCPQQYLGYLQQYIGAQANQYGEYIINCNNLSNMPTISFTINGVNFPLPPSAYTLVHNENGQTYCTSGIMGTYLPSQNGQPLWILGDVFLREYYSVYDRQNNQVGFATAA